The following coding sequences are from one Clostridioides difficile ATCC 9689 = DSM 1296 window:
- a CDS encoding ATP-dependent RecD-like DNA helicase, with the protein MEKLEGMISEIVFKNEDNGYTIAHLVNENDEIVVVGCMPTLAIGESIEVEGKWVNHKIYGTQFEVNSFMPVTPSSLEGIYVYLSSGMIHGIGEKMAKRIIDKFGVDTLEVIQNSPEKLQEVEGIGSKKVKQIVKSYEEDRELRNIIIQLSPFGITPNYCLKIYKKYKSSAIEVINKNPYQLAEDIRGIGFKVADSIASKIGIDKNSKDRICQGILYTLNKSLSNGHTYLPEHVLIQDSEKLLELNGEILKECVMMLVYNQKIHIEKVNNENLIYLMPYYLAENGVCSQIVKLSQYEFEDLKIDIDNEINVLEEDKKIKLAEKQILAVKESVNSGVLIITGGPGTGKTTTINAIIDIFENNGKSVTLAAPTGRAAKRMSETSNKEAKTIHRLLEMGFSTDDDLTFFKDEEDPINSDVIIVDEVSMVDIILMYNLLRAIKLGTRVILVGDSDQLPSVGAGNVLKDMINSNIINVVKLNEIFRQAQESMIIVNAHKINNGEPLYLNTKGKDFFFIRKSTNEEILNEIIGLVNERLPKFYKVEKLKDIQVLSSMRKGELGVTNLNIELQKYLNKKEKFKVEESFSKRLFRVGDKVMQVKNNYTKKWETEDQKESGEGIYNGDIGYVYHIDKDKKTIYILFDQTKIVSYLYDELDEIDHSFCTTIHKSQGSEFPVVVLPIAWAPPMLLSRNLLYTAVTRAKKLVVLVGDVKYLEYMIKNNRVNQRYSNLGYKLNKFKQEGLLIE; encoded by the coding sequence ATGGAAAAATTAGAAGGAATGATAAGTGAAATAGTCTTTAAAAACGAAGATAATGGTTATACAATAGCTCACCTGGTAAATGAAAATGATGAAATTGTGGTTGTAGGATGTATGCCTACTTTGGCAATTGGAGAAAGCATAGAAGTTGAAGGAAAGTGGGTAAATCATAAGATTTATGGGACTCAATTTGAAGTGAATAGTTTTATGCCAGTAACACCATCATCCTTAGAAGGAATTTATGTTTACTTATCTTCTGGAATGATACATGGTATTGGTGAAAAAATGGCAAAAAGAATAATTGATAAGTTTGGTGTAGATACGTTAGAGGTGATACAAAATTCACCAGAAAAACTACAAGAAGTAGAAGGTATAGGGAGTAAAAAAGTAAAACAAATAGTAAAAAGTTATGAAGAAGACAGAGAATTGAGAAATATAATAATACAGCTATCTCCTTTTGGAATAACACCAAATTACTGCCTAAAAATATATAAAAAATATAAAAGCAGTGCAATAGAAGTTATAAATAAAAACCCATACCAACTTGCTGAAGATATAAGAGGAATTGGATTTAAAGTAGCTGATAGTATAGCAAGTAAAATTGGTATAGATAAAAACTCTAAAGATAGAATTTGTCAGGGAATCTTATACACTTTAAATAAATCTTTAAGTAATGGGCATACATATTTACCAGAGCATGTTCTAATACAAGATTCGGAAAAATTGTTGGAGCTAAATGGAGAAATACTAAAAGAGTGTGTAATGATGCTAGTTTATAATCAAAAAATACATATAGAGAAAGTAAACAATGAAAATCTTATATACCTTATGCCATACTATTTAGCTGAAAATGGAGTATGTAGTCAAATAGTAAAATTATCACAGTATGAATTTGAAGACTTAAAAATAGATATAGATAACGAGATTAATGTTTTAGAAGAAGATAAGAAAATTAAGTTAGCAGAAAAACAAATTTTAGCAGTCAAAGAATCTGTTAATAGTGGAGTATTAATTATAACTGGTGGACCAGGAACTGGTAAAACAACTACCATTAATGCTATCATAGATATATTTGAAAATAATGGTAAAAGTGTGACTTTGGCAGCTCCAACGGGAAGAGCAGCAAAGAGAATGAGTGAAACTTCTAATAAAGAAGCAAAAACTATACATAGGTTGCTAGAAATGGGATTTTCAACAGATGATGATTTAACTTTTTTTAAGGATGAAGAAGACCCAATAAATTCAGATGTAATAATTGTTGATGAGGTATCAATGGTAGACATTATCTTAATGTACAATTTACTTAGAGCTATAAAGTTAGGAACAAGAGTAATTTTAGTTGGAGATAGTGACCAATTACCTTCTGTAGGTGCTGGAAATGTACTTAAGGATATGATTAATTCTAATATTATAAATGTAGTTAAATTAAATGAAATATTTAGACAAGCGCAAGAAAGTATGATAATTGTAAATGCCCATAAGATAAACAATGGAGAACCACTTTATCTAAATACAAAAGGTAAAGATTTCTTTTTTATAAGAAAATCAACTAATGAAGAAATTTTAAATGAAATAATAGGATTGGTTAATGAAAGATTACCTAAATTTTATAAAGTTGAGAAATTAAAAGATATACAAGTTTTATCTTCAATGAGAAAAGGTGAATTGGGAGTTACTAATCTCAATATAGAGTTACAGAAGTATCTTAACAAAAAAGAAAAATTTAAAGTTGAAGAAAGTTTTTCTAAAAGATTATTTAGAGTTGGCGATAAGGTAATGCAAGTAAAAAATAATTATACAAAAAAATGGGAAACAGAAGACCAAAAAGAAAGTGGAGAAGGTATCTATAATGGAGATATAGGATATGTTTATCACATAGATAAAGATAAGAAAACTATTTATATATTATTTGACCAGACTAAAATTGTATCATACCTCTATGATGAATTAGATGAAATTGACCATAGTTTTTGTACAACAATACATAAAAGCCAGGGAAGTGAATTTCCAGTTGTAGTATTGCCAATAGCGTGGGCTCCTCCTATGTTACTTAGCCGTAATTTATTATATACAGCAGTAACAAGAGCAAAAAAATTAGTTGTATTAGTTGGAGATGTGAAATATCTTGAATATATGATAAAAAATAATAGAGTTAATCAAAGGTATTCAAATTTAGGATATAAGCTAAATAAATTTAAACAAGAAGGGTTGTTGATAGAATAA
- a CDS encoding ComF family protein: MINKCLDFIYPENISCIICDKSIKKTNTYSICKSCFKEMNFIQDGCMKCGKPIIRHSIEKEFIEECSYCFNKDFYFDKSISCIEYNDVTKKMVLGLKYNQKTFMAKYIAQIMKEKLYLENIKFDYILFVPLHKKRLNKRGFNQAQKIAFNLSKIVNIPLLDCISRKKYTRMLYKLNKKERKEELKNVFVVKENVKLINNKNILLIDDIFTTGLTTNEISKLLKLSGANKVFVLTLLTKANDNYIME, from the coding sequence ATGATTAATAAATGTTTGGATTTTATATATCCTGAGAATATAAGTTGCATAATTTGTGATAAATCCATAAAGAAAACAAATACTTATTCAATATGTAAAAGTTGTTTTAAAGAAATGAATTTTATACAAGATGGTTGCATGAAGTGTGGAAAACCAATAATACGTCATTCAATTGAAAAAGAATTTATTGAAGAGTGTAGTTATTGTTTTAATAAAGACTTTTATTTTGATAAATCAATATCTTGTATTGAATACAATGATGTGACAAAAAAGATGGTGTTAGGGCTGAAGTATAACCAAAAAACCTTTATGGCTAAGTATATAGCTCAAATAATGAAAGAAAAATTATATTTAGAAAACATAAAATTTGATTATATATTATTTGTTCCACTTCATAAAAAAAGGCTAAATAAAAGAGGTTTTAATCAGGCACAAAAAATAGCATTTAATTTAAGTAAAATAGTAAATATTCCATTATTAGATTGCATAAGTAGAAAAAAATATACAAGAATGCTATATAAATTGAATAAGAAAGAACGAAAAGAAGAATTAAAAAATGTATTTGTTGTTAAAGAAAATGTTAAATTAATAAATAATAAAAATATACTTTTAATAGATGATATATTTACTACTGGTCTAACAACAAACGAAATTTCTAAACTTTTAAAGTTATCAGGTGCTAATAAGGTTTTTGTATTGACTCTACTTACAAAAGCAAATGATAATTATATTATGGAATAA
- a CDS encoding BglG family transcription antiterminator has protein sequence MICLNKRQENLLTTLLLKEEFINVNKIANDFECSERTIRNDCKYIDEWLSTFCNAYIKRKPNIGIKFSGDGTDKILVNQKLRGEVKRVNSELHKQVEILNLLLCNNKKVTLNDLSNKLYINKNIVREEISKLSVALNNYNLNISTKKGSGIYIEGDEKDIRIMLVSFLFKYIDKYRLNIDEIEYFHIVDIIIVKNIMLTIEEDMDIRLTDISFKQLMLFLLINIIRIRLGNSLKVSNTKKELKLKMLILDIEDELKSNLSIVLNYEEKLFIESLILGMNKQINSNNIKKSLYLNEELASYTKKIINLVSEESGINFNNDILLYEQLICHLNVTMHQMKSNVYLENPLLDNIKTKFCFLFTVISSSIEIELKGKQITEDEIGYLTLHFQTSLERKYSKRESNKKASIVCPFSFGVSMLLKVKIEKRFDNIKIIETLREEDLKRDNFNKTIDFIIAFQEYENIQKPIFITTPLFTDEDENKLKEFTNKIKEKDTSYKLMNRLMMSDYLIRELEHDDIYEAITYLTNLLIEKHYAEKEYLQSIITREKSYPTNVGKGILFPHGDMKYIKQSVLCFARLKTPIKIRNGKDIKIILLLAYKKDDDRKVFRELFKEISNLTEDENMLDILSKCDIEKVKDILI, from the coding sequence GTGATATGTTTGAATAAAAGACAAGAAAATTTATTAACAACATTGCTATTAAAAGAAGAGTTTATAAATGTTAATAAGATTGCCAATGATTTTGAGTGTTCAGAAAGGACAATAAGAAATGATTGCAAATATATTGATGAATGGTTATCTACTTTTTGTAATGCTTATATCAAAAGAAAACCTAATATTGGGATTAAATTTAGTGGAGATGGAACAGACAAAATACTGGTAAATCAGAAGTTGCGAGGTGAAGTTAAAAGAGTAAATAGTGAGCTTCATAAGCAAGTTGAGATATTAAATTTACTACTTTGTAATAATAAAAAAGTTACTTTAAATGATTTATCTAATAAGTTGTACATAAATAAAAATATTGTCAGAGAAGAAATAAGTAAATTATCAGTAGCATTAAATAATTATAATTTAAATATCTCGACTAAAAAAGGCAGTGGTATATATATTGAAGGGGATGAGAAAGACATAAGAATAATGTTAGTATCATTCTTATTTAAATATATAGATAAATACAGATTAAACATAGATGAAATAGAGTACTTCCATATAGTAGATATAATAATTGTAAAAAACATAATGCTTACTATAGAGGAGGATATGGATATAAGACTTACAGATATATCATTCAAGCAATTGATGCTATTTTTGCTTATAAATATAATACGAATAAGGCTGGGAAATTCTTTAAAAGTATCAAATACTAAGAAAGAGCTTAAGCTAAAAATGCTTATATTGGATATAGAAGATGAATTGAAATCTAATTTATCCATAGTATTAAATTATGAAGAAAAATTGTTTATAGAATCTTTAATATTGGGTATGAACAAACAAATAAATAGTAATAATATTAAGAAATCTTTATATCTAAATGAAGAATTAGCAAGTTATACAAAAAAAATTATAAATTTAGTATCAGAAGAATCAGGAATAAATTTTAATAATGATATATTACTTTATGAACAATTAATATGTCATTTGAATGTTACAATGCATCAAATGAAAAGCAATGTTTACTTAGAAAATCCACTTTTAGATAACATAAAAACTAAATTTTGTTTTTTATTTACAGTAATATCAAGTTCAATAGAAATTGAATTAAAAGGAAAACAAATAACGGAAGATGAAATTGGTTATCTTACACTTCACTTTCAAACCTCTCTAGAAAGAAAATACAGCAAAAGGGAATCAAATAAAAAGGCAAGTATTGTATGTCCATTTAGTTTTGGAGTAAGTATGCTATTAAAAGTAAAGATAGAAAAGAGATTTGATAACATAAAAATTATTGAAACATTAAGAGAGGAAGATTTAAAAAGAGATAACTTTAATAAGACTATAGATTTTATAATTGCATTTCAAGAGTATGAAAATATCCAAAAACCAATTTTTATAACAACACCATTATTTACTGATGAGGATGAGAATAAACTTAAAGAGTTCACAAACAAAATAAAAGAAAAAGACACTTCATATAAACTTATGAACAGATTAATGATGTCTGATTATTTAATAAGAGAGTTAGAACATGATGATATTTATGAAGCTATAACATATTTAACTAATTTATTAATTGAAAAACATTATGCAGAAAAAGAGTATTTACAATCTATTATAACAAGAGAAAAGTCATATCCAACCAATGTTGGAAAAGGAATATTATTCCCTCATGGAGACATGAAATATATAAAACAATCTGTTTTATGTTTTGCAAGGTTAAAAACACCAATAAAAATTAGAAATGGAAAGGATATAAAGATTATACTTTTGTTAGCATATAAAAAAGATGATGATAGAAAAGTATTTAGAGAATTATTTAAAGAAATATCTAATTTAACAGAGGATGAAAATATGCTAGATATTCTAAGTAAATGTGACATTGAAAAGGTAAAAGATATTCTTATATAA
- a CDS encoding PTS lactose/cellobiose transporter subunit IIA: MEEIVLKIIIHAGNAKSMLYEALDYAKENDFKKADELIENANEEILKAHKVQTELIQKEAGGDKSDISILLIHSQDHLMTCMSERNLIKEMIMLRKEIQKLK; this comes from the coding sequence ATGGAAGAAATAGTTTTAAAGATTATAATTCATGCTGGAAATGCAAAATCTATGCTTTATGAGGCACTTGACTATGCAAAGGAAAACGATTTTAAAAAAGCAGATGAATTAATTGAAAATGCAAATGAAGAAATTTTAAAAGCACATAAAGTACAAACTGAACTTATACAAAAGGAAGCTGGGGGAGATAAATCAGATATATCTATTTTATTGATTCACTCTCAAGACCATTTAATGACTTGTATGAGTGAGAGAAACCTTATAAAAGAAATGATTATGTTAAGAAAAGAAATTCAAAAACTAAAATAA
- a CDS encoding PTS sugar transporter subunit IIB, with the protein MKRKVYLFCSFGMSTSLLADKMQKVADEHNLPIEVEAFPIAEIDKIVEEKNPDCILLGPQVKYMLKELKPKFEAQGKLIDIINEVDYGTMNGEKVLKLAIKLIKSKQA; encoded by the coding sequence ATGAAAAGAAAAGTATATTTATTTTGTAGCTTTGGTATGTCAACAAGTTTACTTGCAGATAAAATGCAGAAGGTAGCAGATGAACACAATTTACCAATAGAAGTAGAGGCATTTCCGATAGCAGAAATTGACAAAATAGTTGAAGAAAAAAATCCAGATTGTATATTATTAGGACCACAAGTTAAATACATGCTAAAGGAGTTAAAACCAAAGTTTGAAGCTCAAGGAAAACTTATAGATATAATCAATGAAGTTGATTATGGAACTATGAATGGGGAAAAAGTATTAAAACTTGCTATAAAGCTAATAAAATCTAAACAAGCGTAG
- the celB gene encoding PTS cellobiose transporter subunit IIC has product MNRLERILMPLAEKIGKNKLLIAIRDGFLVSSPLLIIGSLFLLVANFPIKGWNEFVGQIFGPDWAVKLQQPTVATFEVMTLLAVLGIGYSYAKQIDVDPIASAAVAIVAFFIITPFVIPYTPEGTESVYMVTGIPLGWMGSKGMFVGMITAITSVKLFAAVVKKGWTLKMPDGVPPTVSKSFAALIPSAIVMVVFFLVKIAFEATPYGSIHEFIFKFLQMPLLKLGNSLGAMAIAYIFLHLFWFFGINGSSVVGAVYNPILKILSAENLAAFQAGSKIPNIITGQFQDMFATFGGAGSTLSLVIAMLLICKSKRIKSMGKLSILPGIFGINEPLIFGLPIMLNPILLIPFAIVPTINIIIAYFCMSAGLVPLTNGVQLPWTTPIIFSGFLTTGWQGAVLQLVLLILGIFMYIPFIKMLDKQYLREENETVEEEDDDISFDDLVL; this is encoded by the coding sequence ATGAATAGATTGGAAAGAATACTTATGCCATTGGCTGAAAAAATAGGTAAAAATAAATTATTAATTGCAATTAGAGATGGTTTTTTAGTATCATCACCATTATTAATAATAGGTTCATTATTTTTATTAGTAGCAAATTTTCCTATAAAAGGATGGAATGAATTTGTAGGTCAAATTTTTGGTCCAGATTGGGCTGTAAAATTGCAACAACCAACTGTAGCAACATTTGAAGTAATGACTCTACTTGCAGTTTTAGGGATTGGATATTCTTATGCAAAGCAAATAGATGTAGACCCAATAGCATCAGCAGCAGTTGCAATAGTTGCCTTTTTTATAATAACACCATTTGTAATACCATATACACCAGAAGGAACAGAATCAGTTTACATGGTAACAGGTATACCACTAGGTTGGATGGGTTCTAAGGGAATGTTTGTAGGTATGATAACAGCAATAACCTCTGTAAAATTATTTGCTGCAGTTGTAAAAAAAGGATGGACATTGAAAATGCCAGATGGAGTTCCTCCAACTGTATCAAAATCATTTGCAGCATTAATACCAAGTGCAATAGTTATGGTAGTTTTCTTTTTAGTTAAGATAGCTTTTGAAGCTACACCATATGGAAGTATACATGAATTTATATTTAAGTTTTTACAAATGCCATTATTAAAATTAGGAAATAGTTTAGGTGCTATGGCAATCGCTTATATATTCTTACATTTATTCTGGTTCTTTGGAATAAATGGAAGTAGTGTTGTTGGGGCTGTGTATAATCCAATATTAAAAATTCTATCAGCTGAAAACTTAGCTGCTTTTCAAGCTGGTTCAAAAATACCAAACATAATAACAGGTCAATTCCAAGATATGTTTGCGACATTTGGTGGAGCAGGTAGTACACTATCATTAGTCATAGCTATGTTATTAATATGTAAAAGTAAACGTATAAAGTCAATGGGAAAACTATCAATTTTACCAGGAATATTTGGTATAAATGAGCCATTGATATTTGGTCTACCAATAATGCTTAACCCAATACTATTGATACCATTTGCAATAGTTCCAACAATAAATATAATAATAGCTTACTTCTGTATGTCAGCAGGATTAGTGCCTCTTACAAATGGAGTTCAGTTACCGTGGACAACTCCAATTATATTCTCTGGTTTTTTAACAACAGGATGGCAAGGTGCAGTCTTACAATTAGTACTTCTTATACTAGGAATATTTATGTATATACCATTTATAAAAATGCTAGATAAGCAATACTTGAGAGAAGAAAATGAAACTGTTGAAGAGGAAGATGATGATATATCTTTTGATGATTTAGTATTATAG
- a CDS encoding GrdB-related putative oxidoreductase yields the protein MKKIVMILDQIQAGAGGKEKSNIPPAGKSSPLGPGVMMEQFLNESKVIATLFCGDEFFVNNQEEVTSKMIAMVKKLNPDVVICGPSFNYENFSKMSAILSKNINDKTDIPAFAAMSEENIDVINEYKNDICIVKTPKKGGIGLNDSLNNICKLAKAIANKEDITLMKEEFCY from the coding sequence ATGAAGAAAATAGTTATGATATTGGACCAAATACAAGCTGGAGCTGGAGGAAAAGAGAAAAGTAATATACCTCCTGCTGGAAAATCAAGCCCATTAGGACCAGGTGTAATGATGGAGCAATTTTTAAATGAATCTAAGGTAATAGCTACCTTATTTTGTGGGGATGAATTTTTTGTAAATAATCAAGAAGAAGTAACGAGTAAGATGATAGCTATGGTAAAAAAATTAAACCCTGATGTAGTAATCTGTGGACCAAGCTTTAATTACGAAAACTTTTCTAAGATGTCAGCAATACTGTCTAAAAATATAAATGATAAAACAGATATACCAGCTTTTGCAGCTATGTCAGAAGAAAATATAGATGTGATAAACGAATATAAAAATGACATATGTATAGTTAAGACTCCAAAAAAAGGTGGAATTGGTCTTAATGATTCGTTAAATAACATATGTAAATTGGCAAAAGCAATAGCAAATAAAGAAGATATAACTTTGATGAAAGAAGAATTTTGTTATTAA
- a CDS encoding N(4)-(beta-N-acetylglucosaminyl)-L-asparaginase, producing the protein MWGMIATWRMALEGITEASEHLEKGMEAGDAVELAVRRVEDYPFYKSVGYGGLPNENCEVELDAAFMDGNTLDIGAVAGIRDYSNPVSIARKLSYEKVNNFLVGIGAEDYAHKNGFERKNMLTDRAKLHYKKRKKETLDKGLSPYAGHDTVGMISLDKTGKMCAATSTSGLFMKKRGRIGDSALSGSGFYVDSSIGGATATGLGEDLMKGCISYEIVRLMKEGKHPQEACDIAVNELDKQLIKRRGKAGDLSLVAMNNKGEWGVATNIADFTFSVVTKEESPTVYISNRVDGKTIHKVISNEWMEAYEARIKAPIEVSE; encoded by the coding sequence ATGTGGGGAATGATAGCGACATGGAGAATGGCCCTAGAAGGAATAACTGAGGCATCAGAACATTTAGAAAAAGGCATGGAAGCAGGTGATGCTGTAGAGCTTGCTGTAAGAAGAGTTGAAGACTATCCATTCTATAAATCGGTTGGATATGGTGGACTTCCAAATGAAAATTGTGAGGTAGAACTTGACGCTGCATTTATGGATGGTAACACATTAGATATTGGCGCAGTTGCTGGTATAAGAGATTATTCTAATCCTGTCAGCATAGCTAGGAAGTTAAGTTATGAGAAGGTAAATAATTTTTTAGTTGGAATAGGTGCTGAAGATTATGCTCATAAAAATGGATTTGAAAGAAAAAATATGTTGACTGATAGAGCGAAGTTACATTATAAAAAGAGAAAAAAAGAGACTTTAGACAAAGGATTAAGCCCATATGCTGGTCATGATACTGTTGGTATGATATCTTTAGACAAAACTGGAAAAATGTGTGCAGCTACATCAACAAGTGGATTGTTTATGAAGAAAAGAGGTAGAATAGGAGATTCTGCACTATCTGGTTCAGGATTCTATGTTGATAGTAGTATAGGAGGAGCTACAGCTACTGGTTTGGGAGAAGATTTAATGAAGGGATGTATATCTTATGAGATAGTTAGACTTATGAAAGAAGGGAAGCATCCACAAGAAGCATGTGATATTGCAGTAAATGAACTTGATAAACAGCTTATCAAAAGAAGAGGAAAAGCTGGTGATTTATCATTAGTTGCCATGAATAATAAAGGTGAATGGGGAGTAGCTACAAATATAGCTGATTTTACTTTTTCAGTAGTAACTAAAGAAGAATCTCCTACTGTATATATTTCAAATAGAGTAGATGGAAAGACTATACATAAGGTTATATCAAATGAGTGGATGGAAGCATATGAGGCTAGAATAAAAGCACCAATAGAAGTAAGTGAGTAA
- a CDS encoding Sapep family Mn(2+)-dependent dipeptidase yields the protein MNIISNKIDELKEDLLSDIIDIVKIPSVKGESENGFPFGEKVGEALNKALEISEKLGFKVRNLDNYIGYAEHGDSDDYVCVIGHVDVVHEGDGWKHQPYKGEETNGRIYGRGVLDNKGPIMSALYGLYAIKELNLKLDKRVRIIFGTNEESGFEDIPYYLEKEKAPIMGFTPDCKYPVVYGEKGMAKIRIKSKINYEEDVYLGFIENMSENVLVTYKELNIENSDTILDIKVKYDFSYKLKDVLDEIKASFPNSIDIEVISNFNPVYFDKESNLVKKLQLAYERVTSLDGTPVTTNGGTYAKVMPNIVPFGPSFPGQKGIAHNPDEYMDIEDIILNAKIFANAIYELAKE from the coding sequence ATGAATATCATAAGTAATAAAATAGATGAGTTAAAAGAAGATTTATTAAGTGATATTATAGATATTGTAAAAATACCTAGTGTCAAAGGGGAGTCAGAAAATGGCTTCCCTTTTGGCGAAAAAGTAGGGGAGGCACTTAATAAAGCATTAGAAATATCAGAAAAATTGGGATTTAAGGTTAGAAACTTGGATAATTATATTGGTTATGCAGAGCATGGAGATAGTGATGATTATGTTTGTGTAATTGGACATGTAGATGTTGTACATGAAGGAGATGGTTGGAAGCATCAGCCTTATAAGGGAGAAGAAACTAATGGAAGAATTTATGGACGAGGAGTACTAGACAATAAAGGACCTATAATGTCTGCCTTATATGGATTATATGCTATTAAAGAATTAAACTTAAAATTAGATAAGAGAGTTAGAATAATATTTGGTACAAATGAAGAAAGTGGATTTGAAGATATACCATATTATTTAGAAAAAGAAAAAGCACCTATTATGGGATTTACACCAGATTGTAAGTATCCTGTTGTATATGGTGAAAAAGGCATGGCAAAGATTAGAATAAAAAGTAAAATCAATTATGAAGAAGATGTATACCTAGGTTTTATAGAAAATATGTCTGAAAATGTGCTTGTTACATATAAAGAGCTGAATATAGAAAATAGTGATACTATATTAGATATAAAGGTAAAATACGATTTTAGTTATAAATTGAAAGATGTATTAGATGAAATAAAAGCTAGTTTTCCAAATAGTATCGATATAGAGGTAATTTCTAATTTTAATCCTGTATATTTTGATAAAGAGAGTAATCTTGTTAAAAAGCTTCAGCTAGCTTATGAAAGGGTTACATCATTAGATGGAACTCCAGTAACAACTAATGGAGGTACGTATGCAAAAGTAATGCCAAATATAGTTCCGTTTGGACCTTCATTTCCAGGACAAAAAGGAATAGCTCATAATCCTGATGAATACATGGATATAGAAGATATAATATTAAATGCAAAGATATTTGCAAATGCAATATATGAATTAGCAAAGGAGTAG
- a CDS encoding copper homeostasis protein CutC has translation MLEIIGMSVEDAKIIEDCGADRIELVSALTEGGLTPSFGLIESVVNSVKIPVNVMIRHHAKSFVYSKEDISIMQKDISVVKEIGANGVVFGVLDKNNSIDEKNLNVLLKCCDNLDVTFHRAIDESNTIDSVKILKDYDKITNILTSGGKGSIVDNIQMIKNMMLSSNHIKILLGGGLNFNNIEKIKELTKASNFHFGTAIRINNSPFEDIDRQKLKQLVNIISR, from the coding sequence ATGTTAGAAATAATAGGAATGTCAGTAGAAGACGCTAAAATTATAGAAGATTGTGGTGCAGATAGAATAGAGTTAGTTAGTGCTTTAACTGAAGGTGGATTGACACCAAGTTTTGGTCTTATAGAAAGTGTTGTTAACAGTGTAAAGATACCTGTGAACGTGATGATAAGACATCATGCGAAAAGTTTTGTATACAGTAAAGAAGATATAAGTATAATGCAAAAAGATATAAGTGTGGTTAAAGAGATTGGTGCTAATGGAGTTGTATTTGGTGTATTGGATAAAAACAATAGTATAGATGAGAAAAATCTAAATGTTTTATTGAAATGTTGTGATAATCTTGATGTTACATTTCATAGAGCAATAGATGAATCAAATACAATAGATAGTGTTAAAATTTTGAAGGATTATGATAAAATTACGAATATATTAACATCAGGAGGGAAAGGAAGTATAGTTGATAACATACAAATGATAAAGAATATGATGCTTAGTTCTAATCACATAAAAATTCTTTTAGGTGGAGGTCTTAATTTTAATAATATAGAAAAGATAAAGGAATTGACTAAGGCAAGTAATTTTCATTTTGGTACAGCGATTAGAATAAATAACAGTCCTTTTGAAGATATAGATAGACAAAAGCTTAAACAACTCGTAAATATAATTTCAAGATAG
- the hpf gene encoding ribosome hibernation-promoting factor, HPF/YfiA family — translation MNIIISGKQIELTDAIKNKIETKLSKLDNYIHPDTDVKVTVSARKARQKIEVTIATVNGPIIRAEDMQENLYTAIDVVYDKLSKQLKKYKKRLQDKHKDNKSIRFQDAEINLADEQEDYGDENQELVIQRRKKFSVKPMSEEEAVLQMELIGHDFYMFKNIDSDEIAVVYKRNNGGYGIIEHE, via the coding sequence ATGAACATAATTATATCTGGAAAACAAATCGAATTAACTGATGCAATAAAAAATAAAATCGAAACTAAACTAAGTAAGTTAGATAATTACATTCATCCAGACACTGATGTAAAAGTTACAGTAAGTGCGAGAAAAGCAAGACAAAAAATAGAAGTAACAATAGCTACTGTAAATGGTCCTATAATTAGAGCAGAAGATATGCAGGAAAATTTATACACAGCTATAGATGTTGTATATGATAAATTAAGTAAACAATTAAAAAAATATAAAAAGAGATTACAAGATAAACATAAAGACAACAAGAGTATAAGATTCCAAGATGCAGAGATAAATCTAGCTGATGAACAAGAGGATTATGGGGATGAAAATCAAGAATTAGTAATTCAAAGACGTAAGAAATTTAGTGTTAAGCCAATGAGTGAAGAAGAAGCTGTATTACAGATGGAATTAATAGGACATGATTTTTATATGTTCAAGAACATAGATTCAGATGAAATAGCAGTAGTTTATAAGCGTAATAATGGTGGATATGGTATAATAGAACATGAATAA